CCCGGCGGCGGGACCGAGGTCGCCGACCACGGCGACCTTCTCCGGGGCCTCCTCGGGACCGGCGGTGTGCGGGGCCTGAGCCTGGGCGTCCGGGCCGTACGGGAACCAGCCGTGCCCCGACTTGCGGCCCAGGCGGCCCGACTGGACCAGCCGGCGCTGCGCGAGGGACGGGGTGAACTTGGGGCTGCGGAAGAAGGACTCCCACACGGAGCGGGTGACGGCCTCGTTGACGTCCTGCCCGATCAGGTCGGTCAGCTGGAACGGGCCCATCTTGAAGCCGCCGCACTCGCGCAGCACGGCGTCGATGGTGGCCGGGTCGGCGCCCTGCTCCTCGTACACCGCGAAGGCCTCGGCGTAGAAGGGGCGGGCGATCCGGTTGACGATGAAGCCCGGGGTGTCGGCGCAGCGGACAGGCGTCTTCCCCCAGCCCAGCACGGTGCGGTACGCGCGCTCGGCGGCGGCCGCGTCGGTCGCGAAACCGCTGACCACCTCGACGAGCGGGAGCAGCGGGGCCGGGTTGAAGAAGTGCAGGCCGAGGAAGCGGCCGGGGTGCGCGAGGCCGGCGGCGAGCTCGGTGACGGAGAGGGAGGAGGTGTTCGTGGCCAGCAGGGCGTCCGGCGCGACCACCTCTTCGAGTGCTCCGAAGAGCGCGCGCTTGACGGCGGCGTCCTCGACGACGGCCTCGATGACGAGCGCGGCGCCGGCGAGGTCGGCGAGGGCGGAGGCCGCATCGATCCGGCCGATCGCGTCCTCGGCCTCGGCCGGGTCGAGACGGCCCTTCGCGGCCATGCGGTCGACGCGGTCCTGGACGATGCCCACGCCGCCTGCGGCGAGCTCGGCGTTGATGTCGTAGAGCAGCACCCGGTGACCTGCGAGAAGGGCGACCTGGGCGATGCCCTGCCCCATGGTGCCGGCGCCGACGACCGCCACAGTGCGGGACCGCTCGATTGCTGTCATGTCCTGATCCTCCCGCACCGGGTTATCCACAGGCCTGCCGGGCCCTCTTGTCCCGACCGATCGTTCGGTTACTCTAACTCCAGTCTGCTCTTCTTCACCCGCCCCTGCCTGATCTCAGTCTGCGACCCAGCCTGATCTTGCCCGGCTCAACGAGGAGTTGGTCCCTGATGGCCGCCGAGCTCACCGTCCCCCAGCTGTCCGACAAGCACCGGTCCACCCTGGACCAGGCCCTGGCGGCCATCCGCAGCCGCGCCTACTGGTCCCCGCATCCGGAGCACCCCAAGGCCTACGGGGAAACCGCGCCGGCCGACGGGCTGGCCGCCTTCGAGGCCGTCCGCGGCACCCGGCTCGACCTGGGCCAGCCCGGCACGGACGGCTGGACGGGCGCCGAGGTGTCCCCGTTCGGCCCCGAGCTGGGCGTGGAGTACCCGCACGTCGACCCCGACGTACTGCTGCCCGCGATGAAGGCCGGCATGGGCGCCTGGCGGGACGCCGGTCCCGAGGCGCGCGCCCTCGTCTGCATCGAGATCCTGGCCCGGATCGGCGCGCGGACGCACGAGTTCGCGCACGCGGTCATGCACACCAGCGGCCAGGCCTTCATGATGGCGTTCCAGGCGGGCGGCCCGCACGCACAGGACCGCGGCCTGGAGGCGGTGGCCTACGCGTACGAGGAGCAGACCCGCGTCCCGGGCCAGGCCGACTGGTCGAAGCCGCAGGGCAAGAAGGACCCGCTGGAGCTCGGCAAGACCTTCACGGCCGTCCCGCGCGGCATTTCCCTGATGATCGGCTGCAACACGTTCCCGACGTGGAACGGCTACCCGGGCCTGTTCGCCTCCCTGGCCACGGGCAACGCGGTGCTGGTCAAGCCGCACCCGCGCGCCGTGCTCCCGCTGGCGCTGACGGTGAAGGTGGCCCGCGAGGTCCTCGCCGAGGCGGGCTTCGACCCGAACCTGGTGGCGCTGGCCGTGGAGCGCCCGGGCGAGGGCATCGCCAAGACCCTGGCCGTCCGCCCCGAGATCAAGCTGATCGACTACACCGGCTCGACCGAGTTCGGCGACTGGCTGGAGACCAACGCCCGCCAGGCGCAGGTCTACACGGAGAAGGCCGGCGTCAACACGGTCGTCGTCGACTCGACCTCGAACTACAAGGGGATGCTGTCCAACCTGGCGTTCTCCCTCTCCCTGTACAGCGGCCAGATGTGCACCACCCCGCAGAACCTGCTGATCCCGCGGGACGGCATCGAGACGGACGCCGGCCACAAGTCGTACGACGAGGTCGTCGCAGACCTCGCGGCCTCGGTCGGCGGCCTGCTGGGCGACGACGCCCGGGCCAACGCGCTGCTCGGCGCCCTGGTCAACCCGGACGTCAAGACCCGCCTGGAGGCGGCGGCCGCCCTCGGCGAGGTGGCTCTGGCCTCCCGCGAGGTGGTGAACCCGGAGTTCCCGGACGCGGTGGTCCGTACGCCGGTGATGGTGAAGCTGGACGCCGCCAAGCCGGATCCGGAGGCCCCGTACCTCTCGGAGTGCTTCGGCCCGGTCTCCTTCGCGGTCGCCGTGGACTCCACGGCGGACGCCCTGGACCTCCTGCGCCGCACGGTGCGGGAGAAGGGCGCGATGACGGTCGGCGCGTACACGACGTCCGCGGACACCGAGCGGGCCATCGAGGAGGTCTGCCTCGAGGAGTCGGCGCAGCTGTCGCTGAACCTGACGGGCGGGGTCTTCGTCAACCAGACCGCGGCCTTCTCGGACTTCCACGGCTCGGGCGGCAACCCGGCGGCGAACGCGGCCCTGTGCGACGGAGCCTTCGTCTCGAACCGCTTCCGCATGGTGGAGATCCGCCGCCAGGCCTGACGGCGACGGCTGGAGCGGGCCCGGCGTGGCGGCGCCGGGCCCGCTTGACCCTCGACCTGGTGGAGGTCCCAGAGTCGTGGGTGTGGAGAGCGACATGCGCAGCATCGGCGAGATGGGCCGGGACAGCGGGCTCGGGGTGAGCGCCCTGCGGTTCTACGACCGCGCGGGCGTCCTCGTACCGGCCTGGGTGGATCCGGTGACCGGATACCGCTGGTACGCGCCCGAGCAGTTCGGCGAGGCCCGGCTGCTGGCCCGGCTGCGGCGCTCGGGGATGCCGCTCGCGGACATCCGGCTGGTGCTGGCCGGCTGGGCCGGCGGGGACACCGGCCTGGTGCCCCGGCTGCTCGACGCGCATCTGCGGCGGCTCGAACGCGGGCTGGCCGATGCGCGCGACGAGTTCTCCACGGTACGAGCTCTACTCGGACACAAGGAGACCCCCATGACCACCGCCACCGCCCGGCTGACCGTGCCGGGCACCGAGATCGCGGCCGCCCTGGACACCGTGCGCTTCGCCGCCGGAACCGACCCCGAGCTGCCGGTGCTCGGCGGGGTCCACTTCGACATCGAGGGCGACGCCCTGCACCTCGTGGCCACGGACCGCTACCGGATGGCCGTTGCCCGTACGTCCACCACCGGCCACGGCGGCGGCCGGGTCCAGGTGACCGTGCCCACCCCGCTCGTGGACGCGATGCGCGCCCTGCTGACCGACGCCGCCCCGGCCCGCCTCACCGTGGCGGGCGGCAAGGTGGAGCTGGAGACCCAGGGCCGCCAGGTCGCCGGGCAGAGCCTGGACGAGGAGTTCCCCGACTACCGCCGCCTCACCCGGCTGCCCGAGGGCCGCCGCCTCACGCTGGACGTACCGGCCCTGCGGCAGGCGCTCGGGGAGCAGGACGCCGAGGTGTGCGTCCTCGTCCTGACGGACACGGTGACCGTCGGCGACGACGACTCCACCGGTGACCGGGTGGGGGTCAACCCCGCGTTCCTCCTCGAGGCGCTCGCCGCCGCGGACGAACTGCTGCTGGAGTACGCCGGCCCCAAGGCCCCCCTCGTCCTCCTGCGCCCCGCCGACGAGGACGCCTTCTCGCTCCTGATGCCGGTCGCTCTGGACGCCTGACCCGCCCGGCCCTACGGCGCTGCCTCGTGCGGCTTCGGCCCTCCCCAGTGGAAGAGCGTCATGGCCACGCTCGTGGCCAGGTTGTAGCTGGAGACCTGGGGCCGCATCGGCAGGGAAACCAGATGATCGGCCCGCTCCCGCAGCTCGGGCGAGATCCCGTGCCGCTCCGAGCCGAAGGCGAGCAGGGCGTCGTCCGGGAGGGTGAGGGCGCGGATGTCCTCGCCCTCCGGGTCGAGCGCGTACAGCGGCCCGGCGGGCAGGGTGTCGAGCTCCACCCGGTCCACGGTGGTGGCGTAGTGCAGCCCGGCCCCGGCCCGGACCACGTTCGGGTGCCAGGGGTCGAGGTCGCCGCGGGTCACCACGCCGGTGGCGCCGAAGCCTGCGGCGAGCCGGACCACGGCGCCGACGTTGCCGAGGTTGCGGGGGTTGTCGAGCACGACGACGGGCGCGGTCCGGGGCTGCCGCTCCAGCCGGGCCCGGCCCTCGGCCCGGTCGGGCCGTACCGCCAGCGCCGCGACCCCGGTGGGGTGGACCCGGGTCAGCAGCGTCCGCAGCTCGGCCTTCCGCACCAGCCGCCCGACCTCGCCCGCCACGTCCGGAGCCAGCTCGCCGGCGAGCGCCCGCACGGCATCCGGATCATCGGCGACCACGGCCCGCACCTCGGCCCCGAACCGCAGGGCGTGCTTCAGCGCGTGGAACCCGTCGAGGAGTACGAGGTCCCCCCGCTCGGCGGCCTCCCGCCACTGCCGTGCGCTCTCGTCGGGGCTCCCGTGCTGCTCAGTCATGCCGACGAGCGTACGGGCCGTGGCCCGGGGGTCCGGGGCACGCCCCGGGAACGGGGAAAGGGCGGGGCGGGGAGAGCCCCGCGCAGCGCAACCCGCACGCCCCGGCGGGTCAGCGCACGCCGGCGCCCGGCTCCGCCGGCGCAAGGGCCCGCCCGGCCTCCGCCGGAACCGCCGCAGACCCCGCAGACGCCACCGCCCCCGCAGACCCCGCCGACCCCACCAGGCCGGAGGCCCTGGCCCCCACCCACACCAAGAACACCGTGGGCAGGAACACCGCATCGGCGGCGATCATCGCCAGGGAAAAGAACGGCAACCCCAGCAGCACCGCAATCCCGGCATGCTCGAGCATCATCGCCCCCAGCAGCACGTTCTTGATCCGCCGGTTGAACACCGTGAACGGGAACGCGACCTGCACCGCCACCGTCCCGTACGACAGCAGCATCACGAGCGTCCCGCTCCCCGCCACCACCGACGACAGTTCCGGCCACGG
The Streptomyces sp. NBC_01296 DNA segment above includes these coding regions:
- a CDS encoding 3-hydroxyacyl-CoA dehydrogenase, with the protein product MTAIERSRTVAVVGAGTMGQGIAQVALLAGHRVLLYDINAELAAGGVGIVQDRVDRMAAKGRLDPAEAEDAIGRIDAASALADLAGAALVIEAVVEDAAVKRALFGALEEVVAPDALLATNTSSLSVTELAAGLAHPGRFLGLHFFNPAPLLPLVEVVSGFATDAAAAERAYRTVLGWGKTPVRCADTPGFIVNRIARPFYAEAFAVYEEQGADPATIDAVLRECGGFKMGPFQLTDLIGQDVNEAVTRSVWESFFRSPKFTPSLAQRRLVQSGRLGRKSGHGWFPYGPDAQAQAPHTAGPEEAPEKVAVVGDLGPAAGLVELLEEAGIAVTSTEHGGPYIQLPGEGQLVLADGKTAIEFADVVYFDLALDYRGATRIALSAGEDTSERTLAEAVGLFQKLGKQVSVIGDVPGMIVARTVAMLIDLTADAVARGAATAEDIDTAMRLGVNYPLGPSEWHDRLGRDWAYDLLHHLDERCPGGRYAPSLALFKLGYAEDAE
- a CDS encoding TrmH family RNA methyltransferase encodes the protein MTEQHGSPDESARQWREAAERGDLVLLDGFHALKHALRFGAEVRAVVADDPDAVRALAGELAPDVAGEVGRLVRKAELRTLLTRVHPTGVAALAVRPDRAEGRARLERQPRTAPVVVLDNPRNLGNVGAVVRLAAGFGATGVVTRGDLDPWHPNVVRAGAGLHYATTVDRVELDTLPAGPLYALDPEGEDIRALTLPDDALLAFGSERHGISPELRERADHLVSLPMRPQVSSYNLATSVAMTLFHWGGPKPHEAAP
- a CDS encoding DNA polymerase III subunit beta family protein — protein: MRSIGEMGRDSGLGVSALRFYDRAGVLVPAWVDPVTGYRWYAPEQFGEARLLARLRRSGMPLADIRLVLAGWAGGDTGLVPRLLDAHLRRLERGLADARDEFSTVRALLGHKETPMTTATARLTVPGTEIAAALDTVRFAAGTDPELPVLGGVHFDIEGDALHLVATDRYRMAVARTSTTGHGGGRVQVTVPTPLVDAMRALLTDAAPARLTVAGGKVELETQGRQVAGQSLDEEFPDYRRLTRLPEGRRLTLDVPALRQALGEQDAEVCVLVLTDTVTVGDDDSTGDRVGVNPAFLLEALAAADELLLEYAGPKAPLVLLRPADEDAFSLLMPVALDA
- the paaN gene encoding phenylacetic acid degradation protein PaaN, with the translated sequence MAAELTVPQLSDKHRSTLDQALAAIRSRAYWSPHPEHPKAYGETAPADGLAAFEAVRGTRLDLGQPGTDGWTGAEVSPFGPELGVEYPHVDPDVLLPAMKAGMGAWRDAGPEARALVCIEILARIGARTHEFAHAVMHTSGQAFMMAFQAGGPHAQDRGLEAVAYAYEEQTRVPGQADWSKPQGKKDPLELGKTFTAVPRGISLMIGCNTFPTWNGYPGLFASLATGNAVLVKPHPRAVLPLALTVKVAREVLAEAGFDPNLVALAVERPGEGIAKTLAVRPEIKLIDYTGSTEFGDWLETNARQAQVYTEKAGVNTVVVDSTSNYKGMLSNLAFSLSLYSGQMCTTPQNLLIPRDGIETDAGHKSYDEVVADLAASVGGLLGDDARANALLGALVNPDVKTRLEAAAALGEVALASREVVNPEFPDAVVRTPVMVKLDAAKPDPEAPYLSECFGPVSFAVAVDSTADALDLLRRTVREKGAMTVGAYTTSADTERAIEEVCLEESAQLSLNLTGGVFVNQTAAFSDFHGSGGNPAANAALCDGAFVSNRFRMVEIRRQA